Proteins from one Kwoniella shivajii chromosome 1, complete sequence genomic window:
- a CDS encoding OPT family small oligopeptide transporter has translation MSVANTDPRDRITRVPTTSLEETGTPPTPSDEYKEKDIENSADEEGLEPAYVAILEKEELTPDRAFTVGVEGDQSPFPEVAACVPNWDNTTALCNTVRAWILVTIFVIIFAGANQFFGLRYPSLSIGYVVAQLLVHPIGKAWERLPQWVVPLGPFSFYINPGKWSVKEHALVAICVNLTGGTAYAMGSLVAIISPVYWDRDYGPGFSFLYLLTTQALGFGLAGLARRWLVYPAALIWPSSLASTVLFRTLHEKQDHSPANGWTITRYKYFSFLTLGAFAWFWFPDYIWTSLSTFAFATWIAPNNQKVNTLFGMNSGLGLIPISFDWTQITYANSSGSPLTTPWYITCNAFAIVVIFYLFLSPILYYTDVWHSSYLPLLSSSTFDNTGKTYNVTRVVNKLTLDFELEKYKQYSPMYISMSYSLTYGLSFAAVTAVVFYTVLYNGKEIWAKFKDSKHGGEDIHKRLMASYKEVPDWWYGILTVVILGLGIFTTTYWDTGLPAWGFIFICFGMGVTLIVPEGILEGTTNQRIFLNIITEFIAGYIWPGKPIANMMVKMYGYNTVKHGMDFAQDLKLGQYMKIPPRTLFFAQIYSTVLAAAVQTGVLRWMIGHIDNLCSPTNVNRFTCAGAKVVYNASIIWGTIGPQRMFQSGQIYNGLVYFFLIGPIVTVLVWLLYRRYPNSWIKYVNVPVFFNAAGNIPPANTTQYSLWFIFGFIFNYLIRKRAFEWWKRYNYLTQAAMDTGTALATIIIFFALSYNGITLTWWGNTVGKNTMDAKGTPWKTVPTGTHFGPGPGEF, from the exons ATGTCAGTAGCCAACACTGATCCACGCGATAGGATTACACGGGTACCGACCACCTCACTCGAGGAGACGGGCACACCTCCTACACCGTCTGACGAATACAAAGAGAAGGACATTGAAAACTCCGCTGATGAAGAGGGGCTAGAACCAGCTTACGTCGCAATactggagaaggaggaacTTACCCCTGATAGGGCTTTTACAGTCGGAGTTGAAGGAGATCAATCGCCTT TTCCAGAAGTTGCGGCTTGTGTTCCAAATTGGGATAACACAACGGCTCTTTGTAACA CTGTCAGAGCCTGGATACTAGTGACAATCTTCGTTATCATTTTCGCTGGTGCTAATCAGTTTTTTGGCCTTCGATAC CCATCTTTAAGTATCGGCTACGTTGTAGCTCAATTGTTAGTTCACCCCATAGGAAAAGCCTGGGAAAGACTTCCACAATGGGTTGTACCTCTCGGACCATTCTCATTCTACATCAATCCAG GAAAGTGGTCGGTCAAAGAACATGCGCTTGTGGCAATC TGTGTAAATTTAACTGGAGGAACCGCATATGCAATGGGCTCTCTGGTTGCCATCATCAGTCCTGTATACTGGGATCGCGATTACGGACCAGGTTTCTCATTCCTATACTTATTGACTACTCAAGCTTTGGG TTTCGGACTTGCAGGTCTCGCTCGAAGATGGTTGGTTTACCCTGCCGCTCTTATCTGGCCATCGTCTCTTGCTTCGACAGTTCTTTTCAGAACTTTACACGAGAAACAAGACCACTCTCCGGCCAACGGCTGGACTATTACACGATACAAGtatttcagctttctcaCTTTGGGTGCTTTCGCTTGGTTTTGGTTTCCCGATTACATCTGGACCTCTTTGAGTACCTTTGCTTTCGCCACTTGGATCGCTCCGAACAATCAGAAAGTAAACACTCTGTTTGGG ATGAACTCtggtttgggtttgataCCCATAAGTTTCGATTGGACTCAGATCACTTACGCCAATTCATCTGGATCGCCTTTGACCACCCCTTGGTACATCACCTGTAACGCATTTGCTATCGTCGTAATATTCTATTTGTTCCTCTCACCAATCCTGTATTACACCGATGTCTGGCACAGTTCCTA TCTCCCGCTGCTTTCAAGTAGTACATTCGATAATACTGGTAAAACGTACAATGTCACTCGTGTTGTCAACAAGTTGACGCTCGACTTTGAGCTTGAAAAATACAAACAATATTCACCCATGTATATCAGCATGTCCTATTCTTTGACATATGGATTATCATTCGCCGCTGTAACAGCCGTGGTCTTCTATACTGTTTTGTATAACGGTAAAGAAATTTGGGCAAAATTCAAAGATTCCAAAcatggaggagaagatattcATAAAAGATTGATGGCCTCTTACAAAGAAGTCCCAGATTGGTGGTATGGTATTTTGACTGTCGTGATCTTGGGTTTAGGTATATTCACCACAACTTATTGGGATACCGGTTTACCTGCTTGGGgtttcatctttatctgttTTGGAATGGGTGTAACTTTGATCGTCCCCGAAGGTATCTTGGAAGGAACAACTAATCAGCGAA tcttcttgaatatcatTACAGAATTTATCGCGGGATATATTTGGCCCGGTAAACCAATCGCCAATATGATGGTTAAGATGTACGGCTATAATACCGTAAAACATGGTATGGATTTCGCTCAAGATCTCAAATTGGGTCAATACATG AAAATTCCTCCTCGAACATTGTTTTTCGCTCAAATATATTCGACAGTCCTTGCCGCCGCTGTTCAGACGGGTG TGCTTCGATGGATGATTGGACACATTGACAATTTATGTTCGCCTACCAATGTCAACCGATTTACCTGTGCCGGTGCTAAGGTAGTGTACAACGCCTCAATCATTTGGGGAACAATAGGTCCGCAAAGGATGTTTCAGTCTGGTCAGATATATAATGGATTAGTGTATTTCTTCCTTAttgga CCTATCGTGACTGTTCTCGTCTGGTTGCTTTATCGTAGATATCCCAACAGCTGGATCAAATACGTCAATGTACCTGTTTTCTTCAATGCTGCAGGCAATATTCCACCTGCGAATACAA CTCAGTACTCGTTGTGGTTTATCTTCGGGTTCATTTTCAACTACTTGATTAGGAAAAGAGCATTTgagtggtggaagagatacAACT ATCTTACGCAAGCCGCGATGGATACTGGAACAGCTTTAGCCActatcatcattttcttcgCCCTGAGTTATAACGGTATTACCCTCACCTGGTGGGGTAATACAGTTGGAAAAAATACGATGGATGCCAAGGGGACTCCTTGGAAAACAGTCCCCACAGGAACCCACTTCGGTCCTGGACCAGGAGAGTTTTAG